A single window of Anomaloglossus baeobatrachus isolate aAnoBae1 chromosome 5, aAnoBae1.hap1, whole genome shotgun sequence DNA harbors:
- the LOC142312701 gene encoding LOW QUALITY PROTEIN: uncharacterized protein LOC142312701 (The sequence of the model RefSeq protein was modified relative to this genomic sequence to represent the inferred CDS: inserted 1 base in 1 codon), translating into MPCCIVNQCFNTSGRTGPKKDIKLHKFPNDIDRIIAWLNQTGEQFIDIQAFASTILSSGKNGKYAICSEHFTPDSYDYRGSIKFLKKNAIPTLFPTVIKGEKIVEESSHKDKNRGRKRFFTQLCSQGSITAVAQEEEVSNPRFRNCSTQTDSTLLNSKVMFEPVVDFSANHLSALQCPPSTSTPIAKKDLLLSGSLLELSSPLKKKTMRTVLFENDGAECLENLNILSPVSGVPNTVPGSQNTSFEESMEPIPLQDPDYVPHLTSLEESDLCISESLLPDSYHVPPVTVRNVTEEQVVEDRKLLVFESCLDNLIRKVKCQHDPMCKSTVSSFKKYMKGHFVKLLAXCFQGHKFTIFESQPKIGKLATGNVLIAASILFSGLNFQKVKEFFNLLGFVSISEVTYYRYQSMFLFPAIDHAWTKEKEEFKQKKIQHPLCVSGDGQCDSPGHNAKYCIYTIMDIITDKIMDFEVVQRSQCSSSVAMEKFGFQKVLDRLISSGYKIKIFAPDRHVGIRKKMREDFPQINHQFDIWHYAKSLKKKLTTASHGSLCKGIIPWIEKIVLHFWWCVTTCEQKEQIFREKWLSLLHHITNQHEWDGEVYRKCGHVPIEMGDEEIFWLINGTPPFNNIERIVSNDKMLKDIPHLVLNCHTGQLENFHSMALKYRTKRIHFGIDAMEARTKLAALTHNKNVGREQAVVRFERKNTESKGTKRTKLVAPKSQGRWVIKKCMKRWMFTFSMKSALLF; encoded by the exons ATGCCTTGCTGCATTGTTAATCAGTGTTTCAACACAAGTGGACGCACGGGACCAAAAAAAGATATAAAGTTACACAAATTTCCCAATGATATTGACAGAATCATTGCATGGTTGAATCAAACCGGAGAACAGTTCATTGACATTCAGGCATTTGCAAGTACAATTCTGTCTAGCGGGAAAAACGGTAAATATGCCATATGTTCAGAACACTTTACTCCTGACAGTTATGATTACCGCGGTTCAATaaaatttttgaagaaaaatgccaTACCAACCTTATTTCCCACGGTCATTAAGGGAGAAAAAATTGTTGAAGAAAGTTCACATAAAGATAAAAACAGGGGCCGGAAGAGATTCTTTACTCAGTTGTGTAGCCAAGGGTCGATTACTGCAGTAGCACAAGAAGAAGAAGTATCCAATCCCAGATTTAGAAACTGCAGCACTCAAACAGACAGCACCTTGCTAAATTCCAAAGTTATGTTTGAGCCTGTTGTCGATTTTTCAGCAAACCATCTATCAGCTTTACAATGCCCTCCAAGTACTTCGACACCCATTGCAAAAAAGGACCTGTTACTTTCAGGATCATTACTGGAATTGTCATCTCCCTTGAAGAAAAAAACAATGAGAACCGTACTCTTTGAAAATGATGGAGCAGAATGTTTGGAAAATCTAAATATTTTATCTCCAGTCTCTGGAGTACCAAACACAGTCCCTGGAAGTCAGAATACTTCTTTTGAAGAATCAATGGAACCTATACCATTACAAGATCCTGACTACGTACCACATCTCACTAGTTTGGAGGAATCAGACCTTTGTATCAGTGAATCTCTTCTCCCAGATTCGTACCATGTTCCACCTGTGACAGTGAGAAATGTAACTGAGGAACAGGTTGTTGAAGATAGGAAATTGTTGGTTTTTGAATCCTGCCTAGACAATCTAATTAGGAAGGTTAAATGTCAACATGATCCTATGTGTAAATCAACAGTTTCTTCATTTAAAAAGTATATGAAGGGTCATTTTGTAAAATTATTGG GATGCTTCCAGGGTCATAAATTTACCATTTTTGAAAGCCAGCCAAAAATAGGAAAGTTAGCTACTGGAAATGTGTTAATTGCTGCTTCAATCTTGTTTAGTGGCCTAAATTTTCAAAAAGTAAAAGAGTTTTTCAATCTGCTTGGATTTGTTTCCATTTCTGAAGTCACATACTATCGGTACCAGAGTATGTTTCTGTTTCCTGCAATTGATCATGCTTGGACAAAAGAAAAGGaagaatttaaacaaaaaaaaatacaacatcCACTGTGTGTATCTGGTGATGGGCAATGTGATAGCCCCGGTCACAATGCCAAATATTGCATTTATACAATTATGGATATTATCACCGATAAAATAATGGACTTTGAGGTAGTGCAACGCAGTCAATGTTCTTCCTCTGTCGCTATGGAGAAATTTGGATTTCAAAAAGTATTAGATCGACTAATTTCATCAGGATACAAAATAAAAATTTTTGCCCCTGACAGACATGTTGGCATAAGGAAAAAGATGCGTGAAGACTTCCCACAGATCAATCACCAATTTGACATCTGGCATTATGCCAAATCATTAAAGAAAAAACTCACTACTGCAAGCCATGGAAGTCTATGCAAAGGCATTATACCCTGGATTGAGAAGATTGTGTTACACTTCTGGTGGTGTGTAACTACGTGTGAACAAAAAGAACAAATTTTTCGAGAAAAatggctttcacttctccatcacatTACTAATCAGCATGAGTGGGATGGTGAAGTATACCGTAAATGTGGACATGTTCCCATAGAAATGGGAGATGAAGAGATATTTTGGCTTATCAATGGTACACCACCATTTAATAACATTGAGCGGATTGTCAGTAATGACAAAATGTTGAAAGACATCCCGCATTTGGTTCTAAACTGCCATACTGGGCAATTAGAAAATTTCCACAGCATGGCCCTTAAATATAGAACAAAAAggatccattttggaattgatgcCATGGAAGCTCGCACGAAATTAGCAGCCTTGACACATAACAAAAATGTAGGACGAGAGCAGGCGGTGGTGAGATTTGAaagaaaaaacactgaaagcaaaggaacaaaaagaacaaaacttgTAGCTCCAAAGTCACAGGGGCGATGGGTGATAAAAAAGTGTATGAAAAGGTGGATGTTTACTTTCTCCATGAAATCTGCGTTACTGTTTTGA